In Blastopirellula sediminis, the following proteins share a genomic window:
- a CDS encoding TIGR03009 domain-containing protein, with translation MKNGIFAAAALALVQFTVAAQAQAPVVPASQVAPQRAPAPPQMPTPQWVAELTPQHLKYLDDILGYWEFRSSKVQQYECQFHRWEYDSVFGPPQDHKTYAAGELKYENPDKGSFQLSELREYRAPQQPNQPPTYEPVPGDFLEHWVCDGKSIFEFNAPKKQLIERQLPPEQQGQAIKNGPLPFMFGANKEEIKARYWLRVTTPPGNDKEYWIEAWPKYLEDSQNFHHVEIVIDQAEFLPFAIQVFDRNWNPYAQPPVHTRTAYEFKNRKTFSQGDFALNVQQLNLFRRAFYEPSLPSGWQKVVEKPEIAAQPGQNQFGAQQPGGVQNVPLGLAPRGPNQQNGIPR, from the coding sequence ATGAAGAACGGAATCTTCGCCGCCGCGGCCCTGGCCTTGGTCCAATTCACGGTCGCCGCTCAGGCTCAAGCTCCCGTCGTCCCCGCTAGTCAAGTCGCCCCGCAGCGCGCCCCGGCTCCTCCCCAGATGCCGACGCCGCAATGGGTCGCCGAATTGACTCCGCAGCACTTGAAGTACCTGGACGACATTCTCGGCTACTGGGAATTCCGCAGCAGCAAAGTGCAGCAGTACGAATGCCAGTTCCATCGCTGGGAATACGACTCGGTCTTTGGACCGCCGCAAGATCACAAGACGTACGCCGCCGGCGAACTGAAATATGAAAACCCGGACAAGGGAAGCTTCCAATTGTCGGAACTGCGCGAATACCGCGCTCCGCAACAGCCGAACCAGCCGCCGACCTACGAACCGGTCCCCGGCGACTTCCTGGAACATTGGGTTTGCGACGGCAAATCGATCTTCGAGTTCAACGCTCCGAAGAAGCAGCTGATCGAACGTCAGCTGCCGCCGGAACAGCAAGGGCAAGCGATCAAGAACGGTCCCCTTCCCTTCATGTTCGGCGCCAACAAAGAAGAGATCAAAGCTCGCTACTGGCTCCGCGTCACCACGCCGCCGGGTAACGACAAAGAGTACTGGATCGAAGCGTGGCCGAAATACCTGGAAGATTCGCAGAACTTCCATCACGTCGAAATCGTGATCGATCAGGCCGAGTTCCTGCCGTTTGCGATTCAGGTCTTCGATCGCAACTGGAACCCCTACGCCCAGCCGCCGGTTCATACCCGCACCGCGTATGAGTTCAAGAATCGCAAAACCTTCTCGCAAGGCGACTTCGCCTTGAACGTGCAGCAGCTGAACCTCTTCCGCCGCGCGTTCTACGAACCGAGCCTGCCGTCGGGCTGGCAGAAGGTGGTCGAGAAACCGGAAATTGCCGCCCAGCCGGGTCAAAACCAATTCGGCGCTCAACAACCAGGCGGCGTGCAGAACGTTCCGCTCGGTCTGGCCCCCCGCGGCCCGAATCAACAAAACGGCATCCCGCGCTAA
- a CDS encoding DUF5082 domain-containing protein, with translation MTIFYIVIAVLVLLFGILSYLNFQTWHIVTVLATFSAFFAAFAFMVLSALVLKTQAAWRADYQSKTETHARLEAEVKALETGVAINEQTGRIVSNDEPFASVLTANAELKRVLHNRGRVWRGCQAGQLAQNSIDVVMPARQPDPTNPMAPAPSQDRSLAVDTVVYAFGEVPRPNGIVLPGVYLGEFIVTTTNFPTVSLEPALPLTPQQAALVSKGGSWTLYDQMPTDNREIYAEMEQPEVDRIIDDTFNWGGGDPAVAAMLKDQFARTGKTADPNDPPATVWKRVTFLKDLSVDVDSDSDVTGPRENFESATGLAVAPELKQGAATEFKQGDTTLLDATTAAELSADGTVKIEEDVYLRPLHDFSSEFRFAYSMLNSVRDQIAAYQGEITLTDAQITRTQEVTQRREALGMSLDNDLNNVTNELEQITAFNDKMEAHLKTVLAEVSRTYRSVQTLREKLVETQEKLKSEIDSRLTADEQQTTL, from the coding sequence ATGACCATTTTCTACATCGTGATCGCGGTGCTGGTGCTGCTGTTTGGGATCTTGTCGTATCTCAACTTTCAGACTTGGCATATCGTCACCGTGCTAGCGACGTTCTCCGCGTTCTTCGCCGCGTTTGCGTTCATGGTGCTGAGCGCTTTGGTTTTGAAGACGCAAGCCGCCTGGCGAGCCGACTATCAAAGTAAGACCGAAACGCACGCGCGTCTCGAAGCGGAAGTGAAAGCGCTGGAAACCGGCGTCGCGATCAACGAACAGACCGGCCGCATCGTTTCGAACGACGAACCGTTCGCTTCGGTCCTGACCGCCAACGCCGAACTGAAACGAGTCCTGCACAATCGCGGTCGCGTTTGGCGCGGTTGCCAGGCAGGTCAATTGGCGCAAAACTCGATCGACGTGGTGATGCCGGCGCGTCAGCCCGATCCGACCAATCCGATGGCCCCGGCGCCGTCGCAAGATCGTTCGCTCGCCGTCGATACGGTCGTTTACGCGTTTGGTGAAGTTCCTCGTCCGAACGGCATCGTGCTGCCAGGCGTTTATCTGGGCGAATTCATCGTCACGACGACCAACTTCCCGACCGTCTCGCTGGAACCGGCGCTGCCGCTCACGCCGCAACAAGCGGCGCTGGTCAGCAAAGGGGGAAGCTGGACGCTATACGACCAAATGCCGACCGACAACCGCGAAATCTACGCCGAAATGGAACAACCCGAAGTCGATCGAATCATCGACGATACGTTCAATTGGGGCGGCGGCGATCCGGCTGTCGCAGCCATGTTGAAGGATCAATTCGCCCGCACCGGCAAGACGGCCGATCCGAACGATCCGCCGGCCACCGTCTGGAAACGAGTGACCTTCCTGAAAGATCTCTCGGTCGACGTCGACTCCGATTCGGACGTCACCGGCCCGCGGGAAAACTTCGAGTCGGCCACCGGCCTGGCGGTCGCTCCTGAACTGAAACAGGGCGCCGCGACCGAATTCAAGCAAGGGGACACCACTTTGCTTGACGCGACCACCGCCGCCGAGTTGTCTGCGGACGGTACCGTGAAGATCGAAGAAGACGTCTACCTCCGCCCGCTGCACGACTTCAGCAGCGAGTTCCGCTTCGCCTACTCGATGCTCAACAGCGTCCGCGATCAGATCGCCGCTTACCAGGGAGAAATCACCCTGACCGACGCCCAGATCACCCGGACCCAGGAAGTGACGCAGCGTCGCGAGGCGCTCGGCATGTCGCTCGACAATGACCTGAACAACGTCACCAACGAGCTGGAACAGATCACGGCCTTCAACGACAAGATGGAAGCTCACCTGAAAACGGTCCTGGCCGAAGTGAGCCGCACCTATCGCTCGGTCCAGACCCTGCGAGAAAAGCTGGTCGAAACGCAAGAGAAGTTGAAGTCGGAAATCGACTCGCGTCTGACCGCCGACGAGCAGCAAACGACTCTCTAA
- a CDS encoding MarR family winged helix-turn-helix transcriptional regulator: MDAEQNAASRWRIFARLAESTGRLDRLVRRALAEALSDAQLSENEFLVLAAYDDVANPPSQRQLADRLAVSPAQISAIVERLRQREWIDAQRDPHDRRRQQWRLTDAGVEVIHTAGAAIAARWSKLEEAHECTPLASEALRHATQLQVSPSSHSSKTPTSAERAA; encoded by the coding sequence ATGGATGCCGAACAAAACGCCGCAAGTCGCTGGCGAATCTTCGCTCGTTTGGCCGAATCGACAGGCCGGCTCGACCGATTGGTCCGCCGGGCGCTGGCGGAAGCGCTTTCAGACGCCCAACTGAGCGAAAACGAATTCCTGGTCCTGGCCGCCTATGACGACGTGGCGAATCCTCCATCGCAGCGTCAATTGGCCGATCGCTTGGCGGTTTCGCCGGCGCAAATCAGTGCGATCGTCGAACGACTTCGCCAACGCGAGTGGATCGACGCTCAACGTGACCCGCACGATCGTCGGCGTCAGCAGTGGCGATTGACCGACGCCGGGGTCGAAGTCATTCATACCGCCGGAGCGGCCATCGCCGCACGGTGGAGCAAGCTGGAGGAAGCTCACGAGTGTACTCCGCTGGCGTCCGAAGCGCTGCGTCATGCGACGCAACTTCAGGTCTCTCCCTCTTCCCACTCCTCCAAGACTCCCACCTCGGCTGAGCGCGCAGCCTAA
- a CDS encoding efflux RND transporter periplasmic adaptor subunit, which translates to MTGFNTVHLLGVSANGRRGSTTRLVVASLAVVSVIVGAAFYWNRPSAKGVVASNELFHTIERGAFLHDVVERGQVESASNVEVKSEVRSYRTTNSFEILWAIDEGAPVKKGDLLIRLDSSALEEEQTLQQMDVTQSIASLSKAENELAAAQIAMNEYVLGTFMEELNEIESEITLAEENVRRAEEYLLYSGRLAAKGYVTSLQLQGDQFALKKAKIELEKSQTKKKVLQEYTKEKKIKELDSNIKVAEADLEAAKERLELENKMLQFFEDQIAACEIRAPQNGQVVYANVSSGRDSSDFVLEPGAKVRERQTLVRLPDYEAMQIVCDVNESRIALIEKGMPATIKLDAYDNLELMGEVIRVNEYPTPGNWMSSSVKKYAVTVKVLNPTMQIKPGMTSQVSIHVESSADVVQAPVQAVYEHDGSHFCILRDASGMVQARRVEIGSNNSRFVVISKGLQPGDQVAMNPRGFLDSVDLPAAVSPAEKIAQRFEEVNAREKSTATTSVTSSAAADVEKIANKYDRDGDGALNAAEIGAEATTDNAAPKESKKKPTQDQVADAETSAAATQEHAAQPERQRPAGGGQ; encoded by the coding sequence ATGACAGGATTTAACACTGTTCATTTGCTGGGGGTCTCGGCCAACGGTCGTCGAGGATCGACGACGCGATTGGTGGTTGCCTCACTGGCTGTCGTTAGCGTCATCGTTGGCGCAGCGTTTTATTGGAATCGTCCGAGCGCCAAAGGCGTGGTTGCGTCGAACGAGTTGTTCCACACCATTGAACGAGGCGCGTTCCTGCATGATGTGGTTGAGCGAGGCCAGGTCGAAAGCGCCTCGAACGTCGAAGTGAAGTCGGAAGTGCGCAGCTATCGCACGACCAACTCATTCGAAATCTTGTGGGCGATCGACGAAGGGGCTCCGGTGAAGAAAGGGGATCTGCTGATCCGTTTGGACTCGTCGGCGCTGGAAGAAGAGCAAACGCTACAGCAGATGGACGTGACGCAATCGATCGCGTCTCTCTCCAAGGCTGAAAATGAGTTAGCCGCCGCTCAGATCGCGATGAACGAGTATGTTCTCGGTACGTTCATGGAAGAGTTGAACGAAATCGAAAGCGAAATCACGCTGGCTGAAGAAAACGTTCGTCGCGCGGAAGAGTATTTGCTCTATAGCGGTCGTCTCGCCGCCAAAGGCTACGTCACCTCGCTGCAATTGCAGGGGGATCAGTTTGCGCTGAAGAAGGCGAAGATCGAACTCGAAAAGTCGCAGACCAAAAAGAAGGTGCTGCAGGAATACACCAAAGAAAAGAAAATCAAAGAGCTCGACAGCAACATCAAGGTGGCGGAAGCCGACCTGGAGGCGGCGAAGGAACGGCTGGAACTCGAAAACAAGATGCTCCAGTTCTTTGAAGATCAGATCGCCGCGTGCGAGATTCGGGCTCCCCAAAACGGCCAGGTCGTCTATGCCAACGTTTCGAGCGGCCGCGATTCGAGCGACTTCGTCTTGGAGCCGGGCGCCAAGGTTCGTGAACGCCAGACACTGGTTCGTCTCCCCGACTACGAAGCGATGCAGATCGTCTGCGACGTCAACGAGTCGCGGATCGCGCTGATCGAAAAGGGAATGCCGGCGACGATCAAGCTGGACGCTTACGACAATTTGGAACTGATGGGGGAAGTGATCCGCGTCAACGAATATCCGACGCCGGGAAACTGGATGAGCTCGTCGGTCAAGAAGTATGCGGTGACCGTCAAAGTGCTGAACCCGACCATGCAGATCAAGCCGGGCATGACGTCGCAGGTTTCGATTCATGTCGAGTCGTCGGCCGACGTCGTGCAGGCTCCGGTTCAAGCGGTCTACGAACATGACGGTTCTCACTTCTGCATCCTGCGCGACGCGTCGGGCATGGTGCAAGCGCGACGAGTGGAGATCGGCTCGAACAACAGCCGCTTCGTCGTGATCAGCAAAGGGCTGCAGCCGGGAGACCAGGTCGCGATGAACCCCCGCGGCTTCCTCGATAGCGTCGATCTGCCGGCCGCCGTTTCGCCGGCCGAAAAAATCGCCCAGCGGTTTGAAGAGGTGAACGCTCGAGAAAAATCGACTGCGACGACCTCGGTCACCAGTTCCGCCGCAGCCGACGTCGAAAAGATCGCCAACAAGTACGATCGCGACGGGGACGGCGCCTTGAACGCCGCCGAAATCGGCGCCGAAGCGACAACCGATAATGCGGCGCCCAAGGAGTCGAAGAAGAAGCCGACTCAGGATCAGGTCGCCGACGCGGAGACCTCCGCCGCTGCGACGCAGGAACACGCGGCGCAGCCTGAACGCCAACGGCCGGCCGGAGGGGGCCAGTGA
- a CDS encoding ABC transporter ATP-binding protein, which translates to MKYAVQVEDLRKIYHLKGETVHALRGVSFDVPEGDYVAIMGTSGSGKSTLLNMLGCLDRPSQGRILLGGYDTSTLSDDDLSQMRASRVGIIFQAYNLIQQLTVLENIEVPLYYRGKVTAEDRRRCKELALMVGLKGRLDHRPMQLSGGQQQRVAVARSLINNPEYILADEPTGNLDSRTTEEILALFERLNNEGRTIIIVTHEDDVSEHAQRVMRMSDGQIASDYKIENRRSALAAAAS; encoded by the coding sequence GTGAAATATGCGGTGCAGGTCGAAGACCTTCGGAAGATCTATCATCTGAAGGGAGAAACGGTCCACGCGCTGCGCGGCGTTTCGTTCGACGTGCCGGAAGGGGACTACGTCGCCATCATGGGGACGTCCGGTTCCGGCAAGAGCACGCTGCTTAACATGTTGGGGTGTCTCGATCGACCGTCGCAGGGGCGCATTCTCCTCGGCGGTTATGATACCAGCACTCTCTCGGACGACGATCTCTCGCAGATGCGAGCCTCACGCGTCGGCATCATCTTTCAAGCGTACAACTTGATCCAGCAATTGACCGTGCTGGAGAATATCGAAGTCCCGCTCTACTATCGCGGCAAAGTAACGGCCGAAGATCGCCGCCGCTGCAAAGAGCTGGCCTTGATGGTCGGTCTGAAGGGACGCTTGGACCATCGCCCGATGCAGCTTTCCGGCGGTCAGCAGCAGCGCGTCGCCGTCGCTCGCAGCTTGATCAACAATCCGGAATACATTCTGGCGGACGAACCGACGGGGAACCTTGACTCCCGCACGACCGAAGAGATTCTGGCGCTGTTTGAGCGACTGAACAACGAAGGTCGGACGATCATTATCGTGACGCACGAAGATGACGTTTCGGAGCATGCGCAGCGCGTGATGCGAATGTCGGATGGGCAGATCGCTTCCGACTATAAGATCGAGAATCGTCGTTCGGCCCTCGCGGCCGCAGCCTCTTGA
- a CDS encoding ABC transporter permease: MLGIRVWKLGVKSLLLHPMRSMLTILGIFIGVASVIWLVAIGEGISLKAQEQIEGLGAENVLVRSVKPPAEANESARGLTPYGLTRDDLLLLQETIPTIDLAIPIREIRREFSYGPRSMFGRLVGCTPEYAEVTRLDVQKGHFLSDAEVRGRDNVCVLAAEVSERLFGFADPIGKQIHVEADYYTVVGVLKPRAATAAIGGSMSGQEFNKDVYIPISTLWQRIGDQVMTRRAGSFEGEIVELNQITLRIKKNSNLLDVPAVLATADVIRASLAHHDRAKDISVVVPLELLEQSRQTRLMFMVFMGLIAAISLLVGGIGIMNIMLATVTERTREIGIRRAIGAKRRDIVRQFLVETIVLSVVGGLTGIVGGLFCVPAVDLMRWGVQNYDPELIAMLPDTIREVRPSIVPISIPIAFIISVVVGVVFGIYPARRAANLDPIEALRSAN; this comes from the coding sequence ATGCTCGGCATACGAGTCTGGAAACTTGGCGTCAAGAGCTTGCTGCTCCATCCGATGCGGTCGATGCTGACGATTCTCGGCATCTTCATCGGCGTGGCGAGCGTCATCTGGCTAGTCGCGATCGGCGAAGGGATCAGTCTCAAGGCGCAAGAGCAGATCGAAGGGCTTGGCGCCGAGAATGTGTTGGTCCGCAGCGTCAAGCCGCCGGCCGAAGCGAACGAAAGCGCTCGTGGGCTGACTCCCTACGGGCTGACTCGGGACGACTTGCTGCTGTTGCAAGAGACGATCCCGACGATCGACCTGGCGATTCCGATCCGCGAGATTCGCCGCGAGTTCAGCTATGGCCCACGCAGCATGTTTGGACGGCTGGTCGGCTGCACGCCGGAATACGCGGAAGTGACTCGCTTGGACGTACAAAAGGGGCACTTTCTTTCGGACGCCGAGGTGCGCGGTCGCGACAACGTTTGCGTTTTGGCGGCGGAAGTCTCGGAGCGGCTGTTCGGCTTCGCCGATCCAATCGGCAAGCAGATTCATGTGGAGGCCGACTATTACACGGTCGTCGGCGTTCTCAAGCCGAGAGCGGCGACCGCGGCGATCGGCGGCAGCATGTCAGGACAAGAGTTCAACAAAGACGTTTACATTCCGATTTCGACCCTTTGGCAGCGGATTGGCGACCAGGTAATGACCCGTCGCGCCGGCAGCTTTGAAGGGGAAATCGTCGAGCTGAATCAGATCACCCTGCGGATCAAAAAGAACAGCAATCTGCTGGACGTGCCGGCAGTGTTGGCGACGGCCGACGTGATTCGGGCCAGTCTGGCTCATCATGATCGGGCGAAAGACATTTCAGTGGTGGTGCCGCTGGAACTGCTGGAGCAATCGCGTCAGACCCGTTTGATGTTCATGGTCTTCATGGGGCTGATCGCGGCGATCTCGCTGTTGGTCGGCGGCATCGGCATTATGAACATCATGTTGGCGACCGTGACCGAACGCACGCGCGAGATCGGTATTCGCCGCGCGATTGGCGCCAAACGTCGCGACATCGTGCGACAGTTTCTGGTCGAGACGATCGTCCTCTCGGTCGTGGGCGGTTTGACGGGGATTGTCGGCGGCCTCTTCTGCGTGCCGGCGGTCGATCTGATGCGGTGGGGAGTGCAGAACTACGATCCCGAGCTGATCGCAATGTTGCCTGATACGATTCGTGAAGTTCGCCCCAGTATTGTGCCGATCTCGATTCCGATTGCGTTCATCATCTCGGTGGTGGTTGGGGTCGTCTTCGGCATCTATCCGGCCCGCCGTGCGGCTAATCTCGATCCGATCGAAGCGCTCCGCAGCGCAAACTAA
- a CDS encoding glycosyltransferase family 4 protein: MSDAPLTIASITAGSAGMFCGSCMRDNTIARAMHRAGHDVHLIPTYTPIRTDEENVSDEHLFYGGINVYLEQSIPGYRFLPSFITHWLDRPAIINWATSRGIETSAKNLGALTLSMLRGEHGNQRQEAVRLADWLADSVKPQVINLSNILIGGCIGAIRRKTDAPIVVTLQGDDIFLEDLPEPYKSKSLAEIRKLAQQVDGFIVFSRYYAEFMSEWFQTPIEKFRIVPLGIDVADFPLELAQNRPFLEDAPPTIGYLARLAPEKGLHLLVDAFVQLRQMPGMERAELKIAGYLGAQHKKFAEEQFDKLNAAGLGEAYRYVGEVDRHGKVEFLHSIDVLSTPTIYREPKGLFVLEALASGVPVIQPAHGAFPELLAATGGGHLVPPDDSTALAQKLAAVLSNRAESRRLGMEGCLAVHQRYHADAAAAATIDEYRLLLRR, encoded by the coding sequence ATGTCTGACGCTCCGCTGACTATCGCTTCGATCACCGCCGGCAGCGCCGGGATGTTTTGCGGCAGTTGCATGCGCGACAATACAATCGCGCGGGCGATGCATCGGGCCGGACATGACGTTCACCTGATTCCGACCTACACGCCGATTCGGACCGACGAAGAGAACGTCAGCGACGAGCATCTCTTTTACGGCGGGATCAACGTCTACTTAGAACAGTCGATCCCCGGCTATCGCTTTCTGCCGAGCTTCATCACGCATTGGCTCGATCGCCCGGCGATTATCAACTGGGCGACTTCGCGGGGAATTGAGACGAGCGCGAAGAATCTCGGTGCGCTTACCCTCTCGATGCTGCGCGGCGAACATGGCAACCAGCGGCAAGAAGCGGTTCGCCTGGCCGATTGGTTGGCTGACTCGGTCAAGCCGCAGGTCATCAACTTGTCGAACATCTTGATCGGCGGCTGTATCGGCGCGATCCGCCGCAAGACCGACGCGCCAATCGTCGTCACGCTGCAGGGAGACGACATCTTCCTAGAGGATCTGCCGGAACCTTACAAATCGAAATCGCTCGCCGAGATTCGCAAGTTGGCTCAGCAGGTCGATGGGTTCATCGTCTTCAGTCGCTATTACGCCGAGTTCATGAGCGAGTGGTTCCAGACGCCGATCGAGAAGTTTCGGATCGTACCGCTGGGGATCGACGTCGCCGACTTTCCGTTGGAGCTTGCCCAGAACCGTCCTTTTCTGGAAGACGCGCCGCCGACGATCGGTTATCTGGCGCGTTTGGCGCCGGAGAAAGGACTGCACTTGCTGGTCGACGCGTTCGTCCAGTTGCGGCAGATGCCGGGAATGGAGCGTGCCGAATTGAAAATCGCAGGCTACCTCGGCGCCCAACATAAGAAGTTCGCCGAAGAGCAGTTCGACAAGCTGAACGCCGCCGGACTGGGGGAAGCGTATCGTTACGTCGGCGAAGTCGATCGCCACGGCAAGGTGGAGTTCCTCCATTCGATTGACGTCTTGTCGACGCCGACGATCTATCGGGAACCGAAAGGATTGTTTGTGCTGGAAGCGCTCGCTTCCGGCGTGCCGGTGATTCAACCGGCACATGGCGCTTTTCCGGAACTGTTAGCGGCGACCGGCGGCGGACATCTTGTTCCGCCTGACGATTCGACCGCTTTGGCTCAGAAGTTGGCTGCGGTTTTGTCCAATCGGGCCGAAAGTCGTCGACTGGGGATGGAAGGTTGCCTGGCGGTGCACCAGCGTTATCACGCTGACGCGGCGGCGGCGGCGACGATTGACGAGTATCGCCTACTACTCCGTCGTTGA
- a CDS encoding alpha/beta hydrolase, with protein MRRLLVTRCLPALLIGWMLLPLATAKAEEKTSDGVKQRTEVYKKVGDVELTMHIYEPADHTAQAKSPAIVFFFGGGWTSGSPKQFFPHCELLAKEGMVAMAAEYRVASRHKVKADSCVADAKSAVRWARANAERLGIDPQRIAAGGGSAGGHLAACTAAIDGFEESSEDATISSRPDALVLFNPAVILAPEKQLPPAVLKRMNGLAARMGTEPENLSPYHHLHAKMPPTIIFHGKADETVPYVTVERYAEKMRELGCLCKLVGYDDAGHGFFNQGRGDNSAYQDTTKQMTQFLRDQGFL; from the coding sequence ATGCGACGATTGCTTGTGACGCGCTGTCTGCCGGCGCTGCTGATCGGTTGGATGCTATTGCCGCTTGCGACCGCGAAGGCCGAAGAAAAGACCAGCGACGGTGTGAAGCAGCGGACCGAGGTCTACAAGAAAGTGGGCGACGTCGAGCTGACGATGCATATCTACGAGCCGGCCGACCATACGGCGCAGGCGAAGAGCCCGGCGATCGTTTTCTTTTTTGGGGGCGGTTGGACCAGCGGTTCGCCAAAGCAATTCTTCCCGCATTGCGAACTGTTGGCCAAAGAAGGAATGGTCGCGATGGCGGCCGAATATCGGGTCGCCTCGCGTCACAAGGTGAAAGCCGACTCGTGCGTCGCCGACGCGAAGAGCGCCGTCCGTTGGGCCCGCGCCAACGCCGAAAGGTTGGGGATCGATCCGCAGCGTATCGCCGCCGGCGGCGGATCGGCCGGCGGACATCTCGCGGCCTGTACCGCGGCGATCGACGGATTCGAGGAGTCGTCGGAAGACGCGACGATCAGCAGTCGCCCCGATGCACTGGTTCTCTTTAACCCGGCCGTTATCTTGGCGCCTGAGAAGCAGTTGCCGCCGGCAGTGCTAAAGCGGATGAACGGCTTGGCGGCGCGGATGGGGACCGAGCCGGAAAATCTTTCCCCGTATCACCATCTTCACGCCAAGATGCCGCCGACGATTATTTTTCATGGGAAAGCGGACGAAACCGTTCCCTATGTGACCGTCGAACGCTATGCCGAGAAAATGCGTGAACTGGGTTGTCTGTGCAAGTTGGTCGGCTATGACGACGCGGGACACGGCTTTTTCAACCAGGGCCGCGGCGATAATAGCGCCTACCAAGATACGACCAAGCAGATGACGCAGTTCCTGCGGGATCAGGGTTTCCTTTAA
- a CDS encoding (2Fe-2S) ferredoxin domain-containing protein produces MPAFTHHIFICENRREKGHPRGSCDELGGGELRDAIKKELKRHGLKGEVRANSAGCLDQCECGPVIVIYPQAIWYGGVTLQDVPRIVEETVVHGRVLEDIQIPEAALNTKGKVPFQRGRCDGCDGASGTSE; encoded by the coding sequence GTGCCGGCATTTACGCACCACATTTTCATTTGCGAAAATCGTCGCGAGAAGGGACATCCCCGCGGCTCGTGCGACGAACTTGGCGGCGGCGAACTTCGCGACGCCATCAAGAAAGAGCTGAAACGGCACGGATTAAAAGGAGAAGTCCGGGCCAACAGTGCGGGATGCCTGGATCAATGCGAATGCGGTCCGGTGATTGTGATTTACCCGCAAGCGATCTGGTACGGTGGGGTAACCCTCCAAGATGTGCCGCGAATCGTCGAAGAGACGGTGGTGCATGGTCGCGTGCTGGAGGATATCCAAATCCCCGAGGCAGCGCTCAATACGAAAGGGAAAGTTCCGTTTCAGCGTGGTCGTTGCGATGGTTGCGACGGCGCTAGCGGAACAAGTGAGTAA